From the genome of Calliopsis andreniformis isolate RMS-2024a unplaced genomic scaffold, iyCalAndr_principal scaffold0022, whole genome shotgun sequence, one region includes:
- the Pdi gene encoding protein disulfide isomerase isoform X1, with amino-acid sequence MEQKFDPSILNKFLYQTLIFTEEVKNVLKLNCDEVMFSLKPWRMEMVIKQELSETCTCPKSETGVEEIAAGISKALLQTQQLREKLSLSTMTRKNSAKQLSVAEIYNPLAADGKKREKERNFNPDNKNLHGIKNKSINKFSTQNKSSGNDLQTKVIEENTNSGGTKSKELAVHSGKSIKNKNFLAINKQNIKNTKEIRKQKSSNHKLENNSKSSSSITKTKCIKFDKRSSMASTSELKDLIQKMSNESNDCVFLNTYNTNCPLHGNVTSQFTYEQNFVTMDVVDSLIAFNIPGQVIKPLKAYHTYLNNEFSDKSIDNGKQKKMFNKFLTEFNKMNEAVYNSLIQKNHNTSTLNKLILLLKNVFSKDIEASVLANNKQMFAEINSVENMYDVKQLDSLHIWKSNTQKTLVDNNYYTTGWMSNGVWNPSYTQNFKGLSRVKCMYYGNDSQLLLFFEVMQQLQQLQYSKELIQIILQNVLPNMKLHFDPTKPEFVKMYKAIYILCQGLNPKIPILVRTDK; translated from the exons ATGGAACAAAAGTTTGATCCTTCGATattgaataaatttttatatcAGACATTGATATTTACAGAAGAGGTAAAAAATGTGTTGAAATTAAACTGTGACGAAGTAATGTTTTCATTAAAGCCATGGCGTATGGAGATGGTGATTAAACAGGAACTTAGTGAAACTTGTACTTGCCCCAAA TCTGAAACTGGAGTTGAAGAAATTGCAGCAGGAATTAGTAAGGCGTTACTACAAACACAACAATTACGTGAAAAATTATCTCTTAGTACAATGACAAGAAAAAATAGCGCAAAACAACTTAGCGTAGCAGAGATATATAATCCTCTCGCGGCTG atggtaaaaaaagagagaaagaaagaaattttAATCCAGACAATAAGAACCTCCAtggtattaaaaataaaagtattaataaatTCAGTACTCAGAATAAAAGTTCTGGTAATGATTTACAAACTAAAGTaatagaagaaaatacaaatagTGGAGGAACAAAAAGTAAAGAATTAGCAGTACATTCAGGAAAGTCAATAAAGAATAAAAACTTTTTGGCAATAAATAAgcagaatattaaaaatacaaaggaAATTAGAAAACAAAAAAGTAGCAATCATAAATTGGAAAATAATTCTAAATCTAGTAGCTCTATAACAAAG acaaaatgtattaaatttGATAAAAGGTCTTCTATGGCATCAACTAGTGAATTAAAAGATTTAATACAAAAAATGTCGAATGAATCTAATGATTGTGTGTTTCTTAATACATACAATACAAACTGCCCATTACACGGAAATGTAACTTCACAGTTTACATATGAACAAAACTTTGTGACTATGGATGTTGTAGATAGTCTTATTGCATTTAATATACCTGGGCAAGTAATTAAGCCACTAAAAGCGTATCATACATATTtaaataatgaattttctgATAAATCAATTGACAATGGAAAACAAAAGAAGATGTTTAACAAGTTTTTGACAGAGTTCAATAAAATG AATGAAGCTGTATACAATTCCTTAATACAAAAGAATCACAATACAAGCACATTAAATAAACTTatactattattaaaaaatgttttctcTAAAGATATAGAAGCATCTGTTTTAGCGAACAACAAACAAATGTTTGCTGAAATAAATTCTGTAGAAAATATGTATGATGTAAAGCAATTAGACAGTCTGCATATTTGGAAATCAAATACACAAAAAACATTAGTAGATAACAATTATTATACAACTGGATGGATGTCAAATGGAGTTTGGAATCCTTCTTATACTCAAAATTTTAAAG GATTGTCAAGAGTAAAATGTATGTATTATGGAAACGATAGCcaattactattattttttGAAGTGATGCAGCAATTACAACAACTACAGTATTCTAAAGAATTGATAcaaattattttacaaaatgTTCTTCCTAACATGAAGTTGCATTTTGATCCCACAAAACCAGAATTTGTGAAAATGTATAAAGCAATTTATATTCTTTGCCAGGGTCTGAATCCAAAAATTCCAATATTAGTAAGAACAGATAAATAA
- the Pdi gene encoding protein disulfide isomerase isoform X2, which produces MKFFTLTFLAVFSFAATFAKIETEDAVLVLTQNNIDEAITQNEYLLVEFYAPWCGHCKALAPEYAKAAKMLQELNSPVKLAKVDATIETELAEMHSVQGYPTLKFYRKGSVIAYSGGRKADEIVAWVTKKSGSAAKTLQSVEETKSFIDAENVAIIGFFKDMESSGAKVFMDVCNSIDDHVFGVTSSDEVFSEYGAQDGTVILFKKFDEGKNEFKEELDATKLRNFISVYALPLVVDFNHDTAQKIFSGNIKSHLLVFLSKEAGHFEKYIDEIKEPAKKFRGEVLFVTINLDEPDHERILEFFGMKKSEVPAMYIIKLEENMDKYKPEKPELTSENVLEFVTAFIEGKLKRHFLTQDLPEDWDKNPVKVLVGTNFHEVAYNKEKNVLVEFYAPWCGHCRQLAPVYEALGEKYKDSEDLVIAKMDATANEIEDIKIRSYPIIMLFKKNTNEAVTYNGEMTLAGLSKFIDTDGAYGQAAEETQEEDEDDDGPRRDEL; this is translated from the exons ATGAAGTTTTTTACGCTGACGTTTTTAGCGGTTTTTTCTTTCGCCGCAACCTTTGCGAAAATTGAAACCGAAGATGCGGTTTTAGTACTCACGCAGAATAACATCGACGAAGCTATTACACAGAATGAATATCTACTCGTCGAGTTTT ATGCCCCATGGTGTGGACATTGTAAAGCTTTGGCTCCTGAATATGCTAAAGCTGCAAAGATGTTACAAGAGCTTAATTCCCCTGTGAAGTTAGCTAAAGTTGATGCAACCATAGAAACAGAATTAGCTGAAATGCATAGTGTTCAAGGGTACCCAACTCTTAAGTTCTACCGTAAAGGTTCTGTCATTGCTTATAGCGGTGGCCGTAAAGCAGATGAGATTGTAGCTTGGGTGACTAAGAAGAGTGGATCGGCTGCTAAAACCTTACAATCAGTTGAAGAAACTAAATCCTTTATTGACGCAGAGAATGTTGCCATTATTGGATTCTTCAAG GACATGGAATCGAGTGGAGCAAAAGTATTTATGGATGTTTGTAACTCAATTGATGATCATGTATTTGGTGTTACTAGCAGTGATGAAGTTTTCAGTGAATATGGGGCACAAGATGGTAcagttattttattcaaaaag ttcGATGAAGGCAAAAACGAATTTAAAGAAGAACTGGATGCTACAAAACTACGAAACTTTATCTCTGTATATGCGTTACCTTTAGTTGTTGATTTCAATCACGATACAGCACAAAAGATATTTAGCGGCAATATTAAAAGCCATCTCCTTGTCTTCCTTAGTAAAGAAGCTGGTCATTTTGAGAAGTATATAGACGAGATTAAAGAACCAGCGAAAAAATTCCGTGGGGAG GTGTTATTCGTTACAATTAATTTGGATGAGCCTGATCATGAACGTATTCTGGAATTCTTTGGTATGAAGAAGAGTGAAGTACCTGCCATGTATATCATTAAACTTGAAGAAAATATGGATAAATATAAACCAGAGAAACCAGAATTAACCAGTGAAAACGTTTTGGAATTTGTAACTGCATTTATCGAAGGCAAATTGAAGAGACATTTTCTTACACAAGATTTACCTGAAGACTGGGACAAGAACCCTGTAAAAGTTCTTGTTGGTACTAACTTCCATGAAGTTGCATACAATAAGGAGAAGAACGTTttagttgaattttatgctccatgGTGTGGTCACTGCAGGCAGCTGGCTCCCGTTTACGAAGCA CTCGGAGAAAAATACAAAGACAGCGAAGATTTAGTCATAGCAAAAATGGATGCTACTGCGAATGAAATAGAAGATATCAAAATTAGAAGTTACCCTATAATTATGCTTTTTAAGAAAAACACGAATGAG GCTGTGACatacaatggagaaatgacACTCGCAGGACTTTCTAAATTTATTGATACCGATGGTGCTTATGGTCAAGCTGCAGAAGAG ACTCAGGAAGAAGATGAAGACGATGATGGGCCAAGAAGagatgaattataa
- the LOC143187172 gene encoding methyltransferase-like protein 22 produces the protein MTHTVTSEIYEENKNSWVKLKNGNAITSFIFKYPSYMIKSECTGNTITHDSDGDLDVDRQREGKLVIEHYVSTRLQDVGLQVWRGALLLADYILSNPDLVKNKVVLELGAGVGLTSIVASFLAREVICTDVDVGEILKLIHRNFVRNNTYIKSKVSVKELNFLNLKSPIFCDRKIDEVNVILAADVIYDENITKGFVLTLAKLLNSRNPKVVYVALEKRYVFTTTDMDTVAPMYEEFLKCIEKENLSWHIEYIKIDFPQYFKYDRIKHMILMKIENQLSE, from the exons ATGACACATACTGTCACGTCAGAAATAtacgaagaaaataaaaattcttgggTGAAACTTAAGAATGGCA ATGCAATAACTAGCTTCATTTTTAAGTATCCATCTTATATGATTAAATCAGAATGTACTGGTAATACAATAACGCATGATAGTGATGGAGATTTAGATGTAGATAGACAAAGGGAAGGAAAATTAGTAATAG AACATTATGTATCTACAAGGTTGCAAGATGTTGGATTGCAAGTATGGCGAGGTGCTTTACTGTTAGCTGATTATATTTTATCTAATCCTGATTTGGTAAAAAATAAGGTGGTTTTAGAACTAGGTGCTGGAGTTGGTTTGACTAGTATAGTGGCAAGTTTTTTGGCCAGAGAAGTAATCTGCACAG ATGTTGATGTAGGAGAAATATTAAAGTTAATACATAGAAATTTTGTGAGAAATAATACATATATCAAATCCAAAGTTTCTGTTAaggaattaaattttttaaatttaaaatctcCTATATTTTGTGACAGAAAAATAGATGAAGTAAATGTTATTTTAGCTGCAGATG TAATATATGacgaaaacataacaaaaggaTTTGTTTTAACATTAGCAAAACTCTTAAATTCGAGAAATCCAAAAGTTGTTTATGTTGCTCTAGAGAAAAGATATGTTTTTACTACAACTGATATGGATACAGTTGCTCCAATGTACGAAGAATTTTTAAAATGTATTGAAAAAGAAAACCTCAGCTGGCATattgaatatattaaaataGACTTCCcacaatatttcaaatatgaTAGAATAAAACATATGATACTCATGAAAATAGAAAATCAATTAAGTGAATAA